A stretch of the Streptomyces ortus genome encodes the following:
- a CDS encoding MDR family MFS transporter, translating into MPFTSLSVRRVARETLSGLPREFWWLWTSTLVNRLGAFVATFMALYLTLDRGYSASYAGLVASLHGLGGVISSLGAGVMTDRLGRRPTLLIAQSSTAVSVALLGFVRDPVSIAAVAFLVGMASNASRPAVQAMMGDIVKPEDRVRAFSLNYWAINLGFAVSSAAAGFIAEASYLAGFLVEAGMTMACAVVVFVKLPESRPAPTAKTADEPEVGLGTVLRDGRFMSVVGLSFLVALIFQQGFVGLPVAMGQAGFTPADYGLVIAVNGVLIVVLQLPVTRFIQYRDPKRLLVVSSLLAGYGFGLTAFAGSIGVFALTICVWTVAEIVNAPTQTGLVVRLSPTHGRGRYQGMYTMSWSVAALVAPLLAGVVIDRFGAAWLWGTCAAVGTVAGLGYGLLMRKLPDEEPTAGPITDSVTDPTGLTAEPPRPQTPSQTPSQSQPQPQPHSQPEKPEVRAG; encoded by the coding sequence ATGCCGTTCACGTCCCTGAGCGTGAGACGTGTCGCCCGCGAGACCCTCTCCGGGCTCCCCCGTGAGTTCTGGTGGCTGTGGACCAGCACGCTCGTCAACCGGCTCGGTGCCTTCGTCGCCACCTTCATGGCCCTGTACCTCACGCTCGACCGCGGCTACTCCGCCTCGTACGCCGGACTCGTCGCCTCGCTCCACGGGCTCGGCGGAGTGATCTCCTCGCTCGGCGCCGGCGTGATGACGGACCGGCTCGGGCGGCGGCCCACACTCCTCATCGCCCAGTCGTCCACGGCCGTCTCCGTCGCGCTGCTCGGCTTCGTGCGCGACCCGGTGTCCATCGCGGCCGTCGCCTTCCTCGTCGGCATGGCCAGCAACGCCTCCCGGCCCGCCGTGCAGGCGATGATGGGCGACATCGTCAAGCCCGAGGACCGGGTGCGGGCCTTCTCGCTCAACTACTGGGCCATCAACCTGGGCTTCGCCGTCTCGTCCGCCGCGGCCGGGTTCATCGCCGAGGCCAGTTACCTCGCCGGCTTCCTCGTCGAGGCCGGGATGACGATGGCCTGCGCGGTCGTCGTCTTCGTGAAACTGCCCGAGTCGCGGCCCGCGCCGACCGCCAAGACGGCCGACGAGCCCGAAGTCGGCCTGGGGACGGTCCTGCGCGACGGGCGTTTCATGAGCGTCGTCGGGCTGTCCTTCCTCGTCGCGCTCATCTTCCAGCAGGGGTTCGTGGGCCTGCCGGTGGCGATGGGCCAGGCCGGCTTCACCCCCGCCGACTACGGCCTGGTGATCGCGGTCAACGGCGTCCTCATCGTCGTACTCCAGCTCCCCGTCACCCGTTTCATCCAGTACCGGGACCCGAAGCGACTCCTCGTGGTGTCGTCACTCCTCGCCGGGTACGGGTTCGGGCTCACCGCCTTCGCGGGCTCGATCGGCGTCTTCGCGCTCACCATCTGCGTGTGGACCGTCGCCGAGATCGTCAACGCGCCCACCCAGACCGGCCTCGTCGTCCGTCTCTCCCCCACCCACGGCCGCGGCCGGTACCAGGGCATGTACACGATGTCCTGGTCCGTCGCCGCCCTCGTCGCGCCCCTGCTGGCCGGTGTGGTCATCGACCGCTTCGGGGCGGCCTGGCTGTGGGGCACGTGCGCGGCCGTCGGCACGGTGGCCGGGCTGGGGTACGGGCTGCTCATGCGCAAGCTCCCGGACGAGGAGCCCACCGCCGGGCCCATCACCGATTCCGTCACCGATCCCACCGGGCTCACCGCCGAACCACCCCGGCCCCAGACCCCGTCCCAGACCCCGTCCCAGTCCCAGCCCCAGCCCCAGCCCCACTCCCAGCCTGAAAAGCCCGAGGTCAGAGCCGGTTAG
- a CDS encoding glycosyltransferase, whose amino-acid sequence METAVILPARNEEAGVLLALESLAAQSAPPDLIVIVVNNSSDRTEEFAHRFADRPGVPHTVVFNLPDNPHKKAGALNHGIHWLHSAVGGLAATAKYLLIMDADTSLHPKFLERARNVMASDRRLGGLSATCHGRTGLWKNLWQRYLLGMQIMEYGRYARGRYRFGIHSMSGAGSFYRTEALLSILRWRGEVFWEDHANLVEDYETTLALKEVGWKVTANQNCIAYTDLMPTLRELIGQRERWGRGTVDTLRRRGWTRHTWFSITSMVLGFVGFLYTLGWLAVWTGVIANTGFVLDPVWLCLVAFWIVYAAFRTRHLGWKGVLVDVLMLPGLVFSTVRAYWFISSVVKSYATRVSTWK is encoded by the coding sequence ATGGAGACCGCCGTGATCCTTCCCGCCCGCAACGAGGAGGCCGGCGTGCTGTTGGCGCTGGAATCGCTCGCGGCGCAGAGCGCACCACCCGACCTGATCGTCATCGTGGTCAACAACTCCTCGGACCGGACGGAGGAGTTCGCGCACCGGTTCGCCGACCGCCCAGGTGTGCCGCACACGGTGGTCTTCAACCTGCCGGACAACCCGCACAAGAAGGCCGGCGCCCTCAACCACGGCATCCACTGGCTGCACAGCGCAGTCGGCGGACTCGCGGCCACCGCGAAATATCTGCTGATCATGGACGCCGACACCAGCCTGCACCCGAAGTTCCTGGAACGGGCGCGCAACGTGATGGCGTCCGACCGAAGGCTGGGCGGACTCAGCGCCACCTGCCACGGCCGCACCGGACTGTGGAAGAACCTCTGGCAGCGCTACCTGCTGGGGATGCAGATCATGGAGTACGGGCGCTACGCGCGCGGGCGCTACCGGTTCGGCATCCACAGCATGTCGGGCGCCGGCTCCTTCTACCGCACCGAGGCACTGCTGAGCATCCTGCGCTGGCGCGGCGAGGTGTTCTGGGAGGACCACGCCAACCTCGTGGAGGACTACGAGACGACGCTCGCGCTGAAGGAAGTGGGCTGGAAGGTCACGGCCAACCAGAACTGCATCGCCTACACCGACCTCATGCCCACCCTGCGTGAGCTGATCGGTCAGCGCGAGCGCTGGGGGCGCGGCACGGTCGACACTCTGCGGCGCCGCGGCTGGACCAGGCACACGTGGTTCTCCATCACCAGCATGGTGCTGGGTTTCGTCGGCTTCCTCTACACATTGGGGTGGCTGGCCGTCTGGACCGGCGTGATCGCGAACACGGGCTTCGTCCTGGACCCCGTCTGGCTGTGCCTGGTCGCCTTCTGGATCGTGTACGCCGCCTTCCGCACCCGGCACCTCGGCTGGAAGGGCGTCCTGGTCGATGTGCTGATGCTGCCCGGACTGGTCTTCTCCACGGTGCGCGCGTACTGGTTCATCTCCTCGGTCGTGAAGTCGTACGCCACCCGTGTCTCCACCTGGAAATGA
- a CDS encoding phosphoglyceromutase, which yields MADAPYKLILLRHGESEWNAKNLFTGWVDVNLTEKGEKEAVRGGELLKDAGLLPDVLHTSLQKRAIRTAQLSLESADRHWIPVHRSWRLNERHYGALQGKDKAQTLAEFGEEQFMLWRRSYDTPPPPLEDGTEFSQSDDPRYATIPPELRPRTECLKDVVVRMLPYWYDGIVPDLLAGRTVLVAAHGNSLRALVKHLDGVSDEDIAGLNIPTGIPLAYELDASFKPLTPGGTYLDPAAATAAIEAVKNQGKKK from the coding sequence ATGGCCGACGCACCGTACAAGCTGATCCTCCTCCGCCACGGCGAGAGCGAATGGAACGCGAAGAACCTGTTCACCGGCTGGGTGGACGTCAACCTGACGGAGAAGGGCGAGAAGGAGGCAGTCCGCGGCGGTGAGCTGCTGAAAGACGCCGGCCTGCTCCCCGACGTGCTGCACACCTCGCTCCAGAAGCGCGCCATCCGCACGGCGCAGCTCTCCCTCGAATCGGCGGACCGCCACTGGATCCCGGTCCACCGCAGCTGGCGCCTGAACGAGCGCCACTACGGCGCGCTGCAGGGCAAGGACAAGGCGCAGACCCTCGCGGAGTTCGGCGAGGAGCAGTTCATGCTGTGGCGCCGCTCGTACGACACGCCGCCGCCCCCGCTTGAGGACGGCACGGAGTTCTCCCAGTCGGACGACCCGCGCTACGCGACGATCCCGCCGGAGCTGCGCCCGCGCACGGAGTGCCTGAAGGACGTCGTCGTCCGCATGCTGCCGTACTGGTATGACGGCATCGTCCCGGACCTCCTGGCGGGCCGCACGGTCCTGGTCGCCGCCCACGGCAACTCGCTCCGCGCCCTGGTCAAGCACCTCGACGGCGTCTCGGACGAGGACATCGCGGGCCTGAACATCCCGACGGGCATCCCGCTCGCATACGAACTGGACGCATCCTTCAAGCCGCTGACCCCGGGCGGCACGTACCTGGACCCGGCGGCAGCCACGGCGGCGATCGAGGCGGTCAAGAACCAAGGCAAGAAGAAGTAG
- a CDS encoding DUF2000 domain-containing protein: protein MSSTSSTSNETLENAPAVAPAPVRFDTKIAVLLREDLEPWQRLNVTAFLVSGLGPAVPEVVGEPYEDADGVGYLPMFRQPVLVFEGTKETLKAAHGKALSRALPRALFTADLFTTGNDRDNRAAVRAVPTADLDLVGLAVYGPRNAVDKVVKGARMHH from the coding sequence ATGAGCAGCACGAGCAGCACGAGCAACGAAACCCTTGAGAACGCCCCGGCCGTCGCCCCGGCACCCGTCCGTTTCGACACCAAGATCGCTGTCCTGCTGCGCGAGGACCTGGAGCCGTGGCAGCGGCTGAACGTGACCGCGTTCCTGGTCAGCGGCTTGGGACCGGCGGTCCCCGAGGTGGTCGGAGAGCCGTACGAGGACGCCGACGGCGTCGGTTACCTGCCGATGTTCCGCCAGCCGGTGCTGGTCTTCGAGGGTACGAAGGAGACGCTGAAGGCGGCCCACGGCAAGGCCCTGTCCCGCGCCCTGCCCCGTGCGCTGTTCACCGCGGACCTGTTCACCACGGGCAACGACCGCGACAACCGGGCGGCTGTCCGGGCCGTACCGACCGCGGACCTCGACCTGGTGGGCCTCGCGGTGTACGGCCCGCGCAACGCGGTGGACAAGGTGGTGAAGGGGGCACGGATGCACCACTGA